The following proteins come from a genomic window of Trinickia caryophylli:
- the trhA gene encoding PAQR family membrane homeostasis protein TrhA — MHVGERFNSISHLVGAVLSVAGLVTLVTLGALDGDAYKVVSFSVYGAMLIVLYAISTLYHSVRGERLKAILQKCDHSAIYLLIAGSYTPFTLVTLRGPWGWSLFGASWGLAALGIAQELTLGRRTRILSMTLYVVMGWLALIAIGPLTHALPPGGTAWLVTGGIVYSAGIYFFLNDERIRHGHGIWHLFVLAGSLCQFVSVARYVA; from the coding sequence GTGCACGTCGGCGAGCGTTTCAACAGCATCAGCCATCTCGTTGGCGCCGTATTGTCGGTGGCGGGGCTGGTCACGCTCGTGACGCTGGGTGCGCTCGACGGCGACGCTTACAAGGTCGTGAGCTTCAGCGTCTATGGCGCAATGCTGATCGTCCTGTACGCCATATCCACGCTTTACCACAGCGTGCGCGGCGAGCGCCTCAAAGCCATTCTGCAGAAGTGCGACCACTCGGCGATCTACCTCTTGATCGCCGGCAGCTACACCCCTTTCACGCTCGTCACGCTGCGCGGCCCCTGGGGCTGGTCGCTGTTTGGCGCGAGCTGGGGGCTCGCGGCACTCGGCATCGCTCAAGAGCTGACGCTGGGCCGGCGCACACGTATTTTGTCGATGACGCTATACGTCGTAATGGGGTGGCTCGCGCTTATCGCCATCGGGCCGCTGACTCACGCGTTGCCGCCCGGCGGGACCGCCTGGCTCGTGACCGGCGGCATCGTCTATAGCGCCGGGATCTATTTTTTCCTCAATGACGAGCGCATCCGCCACGGCCACGGCATCTGGCATTTGTTCGTGTTGGCAGGCAGCCTTTGCCAGTTCGTCAGCGTCGCGCGCTACGTCGCATGA
- a CDS encoding IS3 family transposase (programmed frameshift), which produces MKKRFTEEQIIGFLKEAEAGMPVKELCRKHGFSDASFYTWRAKFGGMEVPEARRLKDLEVENARLKKLLAEAMLDMEALKVVVKGKPLSPQAKREAVAAIREKVDISERRVCRLVGLSRSVLHYESKPDHENEALTARLVELAHERRRFGYRRLHALVEREGIHANHKRVHRLYREAGLAVRRRRRRHGVMIEREQLALPGGPNEVWSIDFVMDALSNGRRLKCLTIVDDFTKESVDIVVDHGMSGLYVARALDRAARFRGYPKALRTDQGPEFTSRALDQWAYASGVTLKLIQPGKPTQNAYIESFNGKFRDECLNEHWFKSLAHARAVIAAWRQDYNEDRPHSALNYLSPAEFAAKHRATADAPATFQELV; this is translated from the exons ATGAAGAAGCGCTTTACGGAAGAACAAATCATCGGGTTTCTGAAGGAAGCCGAGGCCGGCATGCCGGTGAAGGAGCTGTGCAGGAAGCACGGCTTCAGTGACGCGTCGTTCTACACGTGGCGCGCGAAGTTCGGCGGCATGGAGGTGCCGGAAGCGCGCCGGTTGAAGGACCTGGAAGTCGAGAACGCGCGGCTGAAGAAGCTACTGGCCGAAGCGATGCTCGACATGGAAGCGCTGAAGGTGGTCGTCAAGGGAAAGC CCCTGAGCCCACAAGCCAAGCGCGAGGCAGTGGCGGCGATTCGGGAGAAGGTCGACATCTCGGAGCGCCGTGTCTGCCGGCTTGTTGGGCTGTCTCGCAGCGTGTTGCATTACGAGTCGAAACCGGACCACGAGAACGAAGCGCTAACGGCGCGCCTGGTGGAACTGGCGCATGAGCGCCGGCGGTTCGGCTACCGGCGGCTGCATGCACTCGTGGAGCGCGAGGGCATTCACGCGAACCACAAGCGCGTGCATCGCCTTTACCGTGAGGCTGGGCTGGCCGTGCGACGCCGTCGTCGGCGCCACGGCGTCATGATTGAACGTGAGCAGTTGGCTTTGCCGGGCGGTCCCAATGAGGTTTGGTCAATCGATTTCGTGATGGATGCGCTGTCGAACGGGCGGCGTCTGAAGTGCCTGACTATCGTCGATGACTTCACCAAGGAGTCTGTTGATATCGTCGTGGACCACGGCATGTCCGGCTTGTACGTCGCACGAGCGTTAGACCGGGCAGCACGTTTCCGGGGCTATCCCAAAGCGCTGCGAACGGACCAGGGACCGGAATTTACGAGCCGGGCGCTTGACCAATGGGCCTACGCCAGTGGCGTTACGTTGAAATTGATTCAACCGGGCAAGCCGACGCAGAATGCGTACATCGAATCGTTCAACGGCAAGTTCCGCGACGAATGCCTTAACGAGCATTGGTTCAAGAGCCTTGCACATGCCCGAGCGGTCATCGCGGCGTGGCGTCAGGACTACAACGAGGACCGGCCCCACAGCGCATTGAATTATCTTTCGCCAGCAGAGTTCGCGGCGAAACATCGGGCAACAGCGGATGCTCCTGCCACTTTCCAGGAGCTGGTTTAA
- a CDS encoding ABC transporter substrate-binding protein, with translation MKLLGTIAAAAAFCVAGASAPAFAQTKTIYIGMNGGPMEKAYTSQVLPDFEKANGVKVVVVPGTSSDVLAKLLANRNKPQIHVAFLDDGVMARAVSLGVCQKLDDSPVLKELYPFARMKDDMGAGVQLGMTGIAYNKKLFTEKGWAAPTSWMDFADPKYKGKVVFQSASSSTFGLHGFLAINRLLGGSEQNVEPAFSKWATTVGPNVVEYIPNSAKISEMVQTGEAGLFPLTPTAVSDLQDKGIPVAYANPKEGPVLLLVDLCVVANNPDPQLAQKLAQFLLSAPAQAKAAEAGKQIPTNRQARMPPAMQQSLGNIDDLVRKATVVDWTAINARRAQWDTRWNRQIEQ, from the coding sequence ATGAAACTGCTCGGAACGATCGCGGCGGCCGCCGCATTCTGTGTCGCGGGCGCGAGTGCCCCCGCGTTCGCGCAAACGAAGACGATCTACATCGGCATGAACGGCGGGCCGATGGAAAAGGCCTACACGAGCCAGGTCCTGCCCGACTTCGAGAAGGCGAACGGCGTGAAGGTGGTCGTCGTGCCCGGCACCTCGTCGGACGTGCTGGCTAAACTGCTGGCGAACCGCAACAAGCCACAGATCCACGTTGCGTTCCTCGACGACGGCGTGATGGCGCGCGCGGTCAGCCTGGGCGTGTGCCAGAAGCTCGACGATTCGCCTGTACTCAAGGAACTGTATCCGTTCGCGCGGATGAAGGACGACATGGGCGCGGGCGTGCAGTTGGGGATGACCGGCATCGCTTACAACAAGAAACTGTTCACCGAGAAGGGCTGGGCAGCGCCGACGTCGTGGATGGATTTCGCGGACCCGAAGTACAAGGGCAAGGTCGTGTTCCAATCGGCGTCCAGCAGCACGTTCGGGTTGCATGGCTTTCTTGCCATCAACCGATTGCTGGGCGGCAGCGAACAGAACGTCGAACCGGCGTTCAGCAAATGGGCCACCACGGTGGGGCCGAACGTCGTCGAATACATTCCGAATTCGGCGAAGATCTCCGAAATGGTTCAGACAGGCGAGGCCGGGCTCTTTCCGCTGACGCCGACCGCGGTGAGCGACTTGCAGGACAAGGGTATTCCTGTCGCCTATGCGAACCCGAAGGAAGGGCCTGTGCTGCTGCTCGTGGACTTGTGCGTGGTTGCGAACAATCCCGATCCGCAACTGGCGCAAAAACTCGCGCAGTTTCTGCTTTCCGCGCCGGCACAGGCCAAGGCGGCCGAGGCCGGCAAACAGATCCCGACGAATCGTCAGGCCAGGATGCCGCCTGCGATGCAGCAAAGCCTCGGCAATATCGACGATCTCGTCCGCAAGGCCACGGTGGTGGATTGGACTGCGATCAACGCACGGCGCGCGCAGTGGGACACGCGCTGGAACCGGCAGATCGAGCAGTAA
- a CDS encoding tetratricopeptide repeat protein, with protein sequence MPDKHGFHAALITLVLRLLVVGLVPPAGSQAVSFTTLTNKLSNSMSELPRYEKLPPFNPHRKAFTCVYQDQHVPAVDPQAEQWFQQALALDDPDIFYQKRDYPKIYQLYTQAAERNHWRAMLNLASLILSDYAVPEHDPEVAIRWVEKAMKLKVPDAYDVMGVYHQNGLVKGGGATSAYAFFQRAAELGSPAAMTFLGDKLAATYDDPSQGFWSNVPVATEMLQCALAQGYGDAAEALGYLYKGTTPESKLRALRVFHEGVKLGSAKCANTLYSEFNGMNLTNGRNIVGHLDKARAERYSKLGDALEFYGGRLKLPNLDKVLPLPPAPLPKWDGNGRTLVDGAKAVTPSSQRSQQGESLNERERIPQGYAVAPLGQSAGKVAGDQLVPQDGYWLALYGAESLPKSQLLPARHNVPEWYAAGERFEPSKHDWLPAERVQWHYLGEAYALPPQRADFVTHMVNVGLLREVAKPSSRIQCNGGQLCPKIGIWEGRVVDDHPLAGLYNRWDQQAFVEKDAAFPNPAARFIDIGVTDIRWTYLGSPNEETGTPGVLNIRL encoded by the coding sequence ATGCCTGACAAGCATGGCTTTCACGCAGCACTGATCACCCTGGTTTTGCGACTGTTAGTTGTGGGTCTTGTACCGCCAGCCGGTTCGCAGGCCGTTTCGTTTACCACTTTGACCAACAAGCTGAGTAACAGTATGTCCGAGCTGCCGCGCTACGAGAAGTTGCCGCCGTTCAACCCTCATCGCAAGGCGTTTACCTGCGTCTATCAAGATCAGCACGTCCCTGCCGTCGACCCGCAAGCGGAGCAATGGTTTCAGCAGGCGCTGGCACTCGACGATCCGGATATCTTCTATCAGAAACGCGACTACCCGAAGATCTATCAGCTCTATACGCAAGCTGCGGAGCGTAACCATTGGAGGGCGATGCTCAACCTCGCGTCGTTGATCCTCAGTGACTACGCGGTTCCAGAACACGATCCTGAGGTGGCGATTCGCTGGGTGGAAAAGGCGATGAAATTGAAGGTGCCGGATGCATATGACGTGATGGGTGTCTACCACCAGAACGGGCTTGTCAAGGGAGGGGGCGCCACAAGTGCTTATGCGTTCTTCCAACGCGCGGCCGAGCTGGGTAGCCCAGCGGCCATGACTTTTCTCGGCGACAAACTTGCTGCGACCTATGACGATCCCAGCCAGGGATTTTGGAGCAATGTTCCCGTAGCAACTGAAATGCTGCAGTGCGCATTGGCACAGGGGTATGGAGATGCTGCGGAAGCGTTGGGATACCTCTACAAGGGCACCACGCCTGAATCCAAGCTCCGGGCCTTAAGGGTGTTTCATGAGGGGGTAAAACTCGGCAGTGCAAAATGTGCAAACACGCTATATTCCGAGTTTAATGGTATGAACCTCACGAATGGCCGCAATATCGTAGGCCACCTCGACAAGGCTCGTGCGGAGCGGTACAGCAAACTTGGCGACGCACTCGAATTCTACGGTGGTCGTTTAAAGTTACCCAATCTAGACAAGGTCCTGCCGCTACCGCCCGCTCCGTTACCCAAATGGGATGGTAATGGGAGGACGCTGGTGGATGGTGCAAAGGCTGTGACGCCATCGTCCCAGAGGTCGCAACAGGGGGAATCGTTAAATGAGCGCGAGCGTATCCCACAAGGCTATGCCGTGGCACCGCTAGGACAAAGTGCTGGTAAAGTCGCAGGCGACCAACTCGTGCCGCAAGACGGGTACTGGCTTGCACTGTACGGCGCAGAGTCGCTGCCGAAGTCGCAATTGCTGCCCGCCCGCCATAATGTTCCCGAGTGGTACGCGGCTGGAGAGCGCTTCGAACCATCGAAACACGACTGGCTGCCAGCCGAGCGGGTGCAGTGGCACTATCTCGGTGAGGCGTATGCATTGCCTCCGCAACGAGCGGACTTTGTGACCCATATGGTCAACGTCGGACTGCTGCGTGAAGTCGCGAAGCCAAGTTCGCGGATTCAATGCAACGGCGGGCAGCTTTGCCCGAAAATTGGAATATGGGAGGGTCGCGTCGTAGACGATCATCCTCTTGCTGGGCTATACAACCGGTGGGACCAGCAGGCTTTCGTCGAAAAGGATGCGGCGTTTCCAAACCCTGCCGCACGGTTCATCGATATTGGCGTGACGGACATCCGATGGACCTACCTGGGTAGCCCGAACGAGGAAACGGGTACGCCGGGTGTCCTAAATATCCGGCTGTAG
- a CDS encoding NAD(P)/FAD-dependent oxidoreductase codes for MNEGRHYDVAIVGGGLVGASAALALARRGLRVGLFERRDCGAQASGVNYGGVRCQGRPAEQLPLALRARRIWDRLPELIGTDGEFVVSGHLRLARSDADLDALHDYAVLAGEHGLPLQVMSGSTFRARYPWLGRAALGGSLCATDGHANPRLVSPAFARAARTAGADIFEHTDVKDVRHDGERFYLRAADRTSTASWLINSAGAWANTIAGRFGEAVPMQPIYPNMWVTEPLPPFITHNLGVYGGGVYARQVARGNCVIGGGRGQGDGEFAQPSVDTTRAVMRDACALLPALRDALLIRTWSGVEGCTPDHNPIIGASRTTPRLLHAFGFSGGGFLLAPGVGEVLADLVTAGETATPLDAFSIGRFIGRPVVPQAAPAAPFPQEETPR; via the coding sequence ATGAATGAGGGCCGCCATTACGATGTTGCGATCGTCGGTGGCGGGCTCGTTGGCGCATCGGCCGCGCTGGCCCTCGCGCGGCGCGGCTTGCGCGTGGGACTGTTCGAGCGGCGCGATTGCGGCGCACAGGCAAGCGGCGTGAACTACGGGGGCGTGCGCTGCCAGGGACGCCCGGCCGAACAGCTGCCACTCGCGCTGCGCGCGCGCCGGATCTGGGACCGCCTGCCCGAGCTGATCGGAACCGACGGCGAATTCGTCGTATCGGGCCACCTGAGGCTTGCGCGCAGCGACGCCGACCTCGATGCGCTCCACGACTACGCCGTGCTCGCCGGCGAACACGGACTGCCGCTGCAGGTCATGAGCGGCAGCACCTTTCGCGCGCGCTATCCGTGGCTCGGCCGCGCGGCGCTCGGCGGCTCGCTTTGCGCGACCGACGGCCATGCGAACCCGCGCCTCGTGTCGCCCGCGTTCGCGCGCGCGGCCCGCACAGCGGGTGCGGACATCTTCGAACACACCGACGTAAAAGATGTTCGCCACGACGGCGAACGCTTTTATCTGCGCGCCGCGGACCGTACGAGCACCGCCTCGTGGTTGATCAACTCGGCCGGCGCATGGGCGAACACGATCGCCGGGCGCTTCGGCGAAGCGGTACCGATGCAGCCGATTTATCCAAACATGTGGGTGACCGAGCCGCTGCCTCCGTTCATTACGCACAATCTGGGCGTGTACGGCGGCGGGGTGTACGCACGGCAGGTCGCGCGCGGCAACTGCGTGATCGGCGGCGGACGCGGCCAGGGCGACGGCGAATTCGCACAACCCTCCGTCGACACCACCCGTGCGGTAATGCGCGATGCCTGCGCCCTGCTGCCCGCACTACGCGACGCGCTGCTGATTCGCACCTGGAGCGGCGTGGAAGGCTGCACGCCCGACCACAACCCGATTATCGGCGCGAGCCGTACGACGCCGCGCCTGCTGCATGCGTTCGGTTTTTCCGGCGGCGGCTTCCTGCTCGCGCCGGGTGTTGGCGAAGTCCTTGCAGACCTCGTCACGGCCGGCGAAACGGCGACGCCGCTCGACGCATTCTCGATCGGCCGGTTCATCGGCCGTCCCGTGGTGCCGCAGGCCGCACCGGCTGCCCCTTTCCCTCAAGAGGAGACCCCTCGATGA
- a CDS encoding PAAR domain-containing protein has protein sequence MTVKENVLSRQVIVVGDTLAPHGGTVTTGSKEDIVDGKPIARKGDTVECKEHGQQTIAEGDEASMLSGSPVALHGHRVTCGCTLVSRGSTISMG, from the coding sequence ATGACCGTAAAGGAGAACGTATTGTCTCGTCAGGTTATTGTCGTAGGTGACACGCTGGCACCGCATGGGGGGACCGTTACGACGGGATCGAAAGAAGACATCGTCGACGGCAAGCCCATCGCGCGCAAGGGCGACACAGTGGAATGCAAAGAGCACGGCCAGCAGACCATCGCGGAGGGCGATGAAGCAAGCATGCTCAGCGGCAGCCCGGTAGCGTTGCACGGACACCGCGTGACATGTGGGTGCACGCTGGTGAGCCGGGGATCTACGATTTCCATGGGATGA